From one Aquila chrysaetos chrysaetos chromosome 7, bAquChr1.4, whole genome shotgun sequence genomic stretch:
- the C7H12orf57 gene encoding protein C10, whose translation MAASAQAAALTAEQAKAVLAEVIKAFGAPENAQRMEEARDNACNDMGKMLQFLLPVATQIQQDVIKAYGFSNDGEGVLKFARLIKSYESQDPEIASMSGKLKAMFLPPMTLPPHGAGTGGVATS comes from the exons ATGGCGGCCTCCGCGCAGGCGGCGGCGCTGACCGCCGAGCAGGCGAAGG CGGTGCTGGCGGAGGTGATCAAGGCCTTCGGGGCCCCCGAGAACGCGCAGCGCATGGAGGAGGCTCGGGACAACGCCTGCAACGACATGGGCAAGATGCTGCAGTTCCTCCTGCCCGTCGCCACCCAGATCCAGCAGGACGTGATCAAAGCCTACGGCTTCAGCAACGACGGCGAAG GGGTCCTGAAGTTCGCCCGGTTGATCAAGTCCTACGAGTCGCAGGACCCGGAGATCGCCAGCATGTCGGGCAAGCTCAAGGCCATGTTCCTGCCGCCCATGACGCTGCCGCCGCACGGGGCCGGGACTGGCGGAGTGGCAACCTCCTGA